The following coding sequences lie in one Candidatus Nitrospira allomarina genomic window:
- a CDS encoding ELM1/GtrOC1 family putative glycosyltransferase, producing MSRHRSRPNGIRVIPEKIILEVREGTASSGKTPVRIFVGSESAQGRAERILIWSIEQVRDPGRVYEIYLMKELKGFDRRKWLTGFTNYRFAIPAFAGQAGRAIYNDVDQIYLADPGTLFDHDLNDHGFLSIARNDTSVMVMDCQKMAGIWSLEAAKFEKKNALVQRALEVPNLWGPLEPEWNARDEEYRAGQSKVLHYTALHTQPWQPFPQEFVYQKSLEGDVWFDLEHSANQRGFLVFSRKHPSSLFTEFAKQTRDLRNISPTKLSPFQDVETINELQEAMRTLQAKSLLYCHFGQLFENVPEHLRATDLSSLNMTTMDLCQEDSGPLPSRQFDLVLSSGWLHLVPEEDIPWVIEEMFNRAHGMVYMAIEITNPDQSNAAENPHASLKQNINRWMSHLESIGARYPAIHWKLVFHTKTPKGIAKRFIRCGGHWIGSPPQTWILSDGKVGHTTQSEVLAKSLGWPFEIKQLRFYGWHKIQKLVWGLLPPNLIGVDRVHSSPLCPPWPDLVISTGWRPAPIARWIREQSQGKTRIIQLGRKGGCSADLFDVVITPSYYGFPPHPHRIETVAPLNELTQDSLDRVKQRWSNLFDNTPHPRIVFVVGGATARFKFTPDMVRTIGGQLKHLAQKCHGKIFAVTSPRTGKDLIHALESTLLPDHFVHKWKPNQSDNPYFAYLAGADVIIVTGESESMLAEAASLGKPVYIVPLPENSPTWKVRLSEKIIQRAQSQPLNKRGTARPQQGLERLCARLIRAGLVQPRRNLTMLHDSLIKNGIARPFGEPITNGARPQLKETEMVARKVKATLGIFDHL from the coding sequence ATGTCACGTCACCGCTCTAGACCCAACGGCATCAGGGTAATACCCGAAAAAATCATCTTGGAGGTCAGAGAAGGCACAGCTTCCTCTGGAAAAACTCCCGTTCGAATTTTCGTTGGAAGCGAATCAGCCCAAGGCCGAGCCGAACGCATACTCATCTGGTCAATTGAACAGGTTCGGGATCCAGGTCGAGTATACGAAATTTATCTCATGAAGGAATTAAAGGGATTTGACCGACGCAAATGGCTCACGGGGTTTACAAATTATCGTTTTGCGATCCCGGCATTTGCGGGCCAGGCAGGGCGAGCGATTTACAACGATGTCGATCAAATCTACCTGGCGGATCCTGGAACATTATTCGACCACGATTTGAACGATCATGGCTTCCTGTCCATTGCACGTAATGATACTTCGGTGATGGTCATGGATTGCCAAAAAATGGCCGGCATCTGGTCCCTTGAGGCGGCAAAATTCGAGAAAAAAAATGCACTGGTGCAGCGCGCTTTGGAAGTACCCAACCTCTGGGGTCCATTGGAACCCGAATGGAATGCCCGTGATGAAGAATATCGGGCAGGACAATCTAAAGTCCTTCATTATACGGCTCTCCATACGCAACCTTGGCAGCCCTTTCCTCAAGAATTTGTGTACCAGAAAAGTCTCGAGGGCGATGTTTGGTTTGATTTGGAGCACAGTGCCAATCAAAGAGGATTCCTTGTATTTTCTCGAAAGCATCCCTCCTCCCTTTTTACAGAATTTGCTAAACAAACGAGAGATCTCCGGAATATTTCCCCGACGAAACTATCTCCTTTCCAGGATGTGGAGACGATTAACGAACTTCAAGAAGCGATGCGCACCCTGCAGGCCAAGTCGCTTCTGTATTGTCATTTTGGGCAACTGTTCGAAAATGTTCCCGAACACCTTCGAGCTACAGACCTTTCCTCATTAAACATGACCACAATGGATCTTTGTCAGGAGGACTCTGGCCCCCTGCCTTCCCGACAATTCGACCTGGTCCTGTCATCCGGATGGCTTCATCTCGTCCCAGAAGAAGATATCCCATGGGTTATCGAAGAAATGTTTAACCGTGCACATGGCATGGTCTATATGGCGATAGAAATCACCAACCCCGACCAATCCAATGCTGCTGAAAATCCCCACGCCAGCTTGAAACAAAATATTAACCGGTGGATGAGTCACCTTGAATCAATTGGCGCCCGCTATCCGGCTATTCACTGGAAGCTTGTGTTTCACACAAAAACACCTAAGGGAATTGCAAAAAGATTTATCCGTTGTGGAGGCCATTGGATCGGTTCTCCCCCACAAACCTGGATTCTCTCAGACGGCAAAGTTGGACATACCACTCAATCAGAAGTACTTGCGAAGTCGTTGGGGTGGCCTTTTGAAATTAAACAGTTGCGATTCTATGGATGGCATAAAATCCAAAAACTCGTGTGGGGATTATTACCTCCAAATTTGATAGGTGTAGATAGAGTTCACTCTTCCCCTCTCTGCCCCCCATGGCCAGACCTAGTGATTTCTACCGGATGGCGACCCGCACCAATTGCCAGATGGATTCGTGAACAAAGCCAGGGAAAAACACGTATCATTCAATTGGGGCGAAAAGGAGGGTGTTCAGCTGACCTATTTGATGTGGTCATTACTCCGTCCTATTACGGCTTCCCTCCACATCCACACCGCATCGAAACAGTGGCCCCCTTGAACGAATTAACTCAGGACAGTTTGGATAGGGTGAAGCAGCGATGGTCAAATCTTTTCGACAACACTCCCCATCCTCGCATCGTCTTCGTCGTGGGAGGTGCCACTGCACGGTTTAAATTTACTCCCGATATGGTTCGCACGATTGGAGGCCAACTCAAACACCTGGCGCAAAAATGCCATGGAAAAATTTTTGCTGTTACGTCTCCTAGAACGGGCAAAGACCTGATTCACGCTCTTGAGTCAACATTGCTCCCTGATCATTTTGTGCATAAGTGGAAGCCCAACCAGTCTGATAACCCTTATTTCGCCTATTTGGCAGGTGCCGATGTCATTATTGTCACAGGTGAAAGCGAATCCATGTTGGCTGAGGCGGCTTCTCTTGGCAAGCCGGTGTATATTGTCCCACTTCCGGAAAATTCCCCAACGTGGAAAGTACGGCTCAGTGAAAAGATTATTCAACGAGCCCAATCCCAGCCCTTGAATAAACGGGGAACGGCTCGTCCACAGCAGGGGTTGGAACGGCTTTGCGCTCGGTTGATTCGTGCCGGTTTGGTGCAACCACGACGAAATCTCACCATGCTGCATGATTCTCTTATCAAGAATGGGATAGCCCGGCCGTTCGGAGAACCCATTACAAACGGAGCACGGCCACAATTAAAGGAAACGGAAATGGTCGCGCGAAAAGTCAAAGCCACTCTTGGAATCTTTGATCACCTATAA
- a CDS encoding surface carbohydrate biosynthesis protein, translating to MTQPRRRLTIPVEIFNREFDAKILLSCFAADRGFTVIIGEKHEIQLNLAALPKSIYLPTNLHNRNAIVFSLLAQLGHSLVGTDEEAIVYCSPEVYVKEKLGSTEFSRPNLFLAWGPENARIWKSQPAYNGMPVHITGNSRVDLLRPEMRQYWDPQVETIHKKFGKIILINTNFGKLNHFRPNKGAEKEALERATVSPSDVDEFDLGMARHRLALFRYFQEMVGQMAAAFPAHTILIRPHPSENHETWKQAANGYANVQVHIEGHVIPWLLAADAIIHNSCTTGLEGYVLKRPVFSYQPIISDRFDKQLPNAVSRRATSSRELIELIKTTLSGDQSPQENGSEAKTRLIEQYLSALQGPFASENIVSTLETFDATCSPSTPKWGTVFAAKSQALGRKLRRRFNAQFRMGDQNRSQRYNYLNHIFPEINLAHIEERIGRLQHALGRFHHTQVRPLHDNIFEIFRN from the coding sequence ATGACACAACCGCGACGCCGTCTGACCATTCCCGTTGAAATCTTTAATAGGGAATTTGACGCCAAAATTCTGCTTTCCTGCTTCGCCGCCGATCGTGGATTTACTGTCATTATTGGGGAAAAACACGAGATTCAACTCAATCTGGCCGCTTTACCCAAATCCATCTACCTGCCCACCAATCTTCATAACCGGAATGCTATCGTGTTCTCCCTTCTGGCCCAATTGGGGCACTCGTTGGTAGGAACGGACGAGGAAGCCATTGTGTATTGTTCGCCAGAAGTGTATGTGAAAGAAAAATTGGGCTCCACAGAATTTTCCCGGCCAAATCTCTTTTTAGCATGGGGACCAGAAAATGCGAGAATCTGGAAATCACAGCCCGCATACAATGGAATGCCTGTGCATATTACTGGAAATTCCCGGGTAGACTTACTACGGCCGGAAATGCGTCAATATTGGGACCCGCAAGTCGAAACAATCCATAAAAAATTTGGGAAGATCATCCTGATCAATACCAATTTTGGTAAATTGAACCACTTTAGGCCCAACAAGGGTGCTGAAAAGGAGGCGCTTGAACGGGCGACGGTTTCACCATCGGACGTGGACGAATTTGATCTTGGAATGGCCCGGCACCGTCTGGCGCTATTCCGGTATTTTCAGGAAATGGTAGGCCAAATGGCCGCAGCCTTTCCCGCTCATACCATCTTAATCCGTCCCCACCCCTCTGAAAACCACGAGACATGGAAGCAGGCCGCAAACGGTTATGCGAACGTCCAGGTGCATATAGAGGGGCATGTCATTCCCTGGCTATTGGCAGCCGATGCCATCATTCATAATAGTTGCACCACCGGCTTGGAAGGGTATGTCCTGAAACGTCCCGTTTTTTCCTATCAGCCGATCATCTCCGACCGTTTTGACAAACAACTTCCGAATGCCGTGAGCCGCCGGGCAACCTCCTCCAGGGAATTAATTGAACTCATCAAAACAACCCTTTCAGGTGATCAGTCTCCACAAGAAAATGGCTCTGAAGCCAAAACACGGTTAATTGAACAATATCTTTCGGCCCTCCAAGGGCCTTTTGCCTCAGAAAACATCGTGAGTACTCTAGAGACATTCGACGCCACCTGTTCACCCTCGACCCCGAAATGGGGAACGGTATTCGCCGCAAAATCTCAGGCCCTCGGCAGAAAACTACGACGCCGGTTCAATGCTCAATTTCGGATGGGGGATCAAAACCGATCGCAACGCTACAATTATTTGAACCATATTTTCCCTGAAATCAACCTGGCGCATATCGAAGAACGCATTGGGCGCTTGCAACACGCGTTAGGAAGATTTCACCACACACAAGTCAGGCCCTTGCACGACAATATTTTTGAAATATTTCGCAACTAA
- a CDS encoding Gfo/Idh/MocA family protein → MYNVKIFGAGSIGNHLAHASRSLGWNVTICDVDQAALDRTKQTIYPTRYGKWDEAIKLSLVKDAPRGGFDLVVVGTPPDSHLSLALGALEEKPKAILVEKPLCPPNLEQAQALQKMVVESGTFAFVGYDHVVGKAAQETLQAGRQLATIETIDVEFREHWGGIFAAHPWLQGPQDSYLGFWKRGGGASGEHSHAINLWQFLSGGLGKGRITEVSATLDYVQTNMVEYDKLCLLSLRTEAGLLGRVVQDVITSPSRKWARIQGKDGFAELTIGHQPGVDRVDWKTGGDDTQFRTIQKTRPDDFIWELQHIEDVMTGKTKDSVLSLERGLETMLVVAAAHLSSAKKRTVRIDYRKGYTPEALELL, encoded by the coding sequence ATGTATAACGTAAAAATTTTTGGAGCCGGGTCTATCGGCAACCATTTGGCTCATGCATCCCGTTCCCTGGGTTGGAACGTCACGATATGCGATGTGGACCAAGCGGCATTGGATCGAACCAAACAGACCATTTATCCGACTCGTTATGGAAAATGGGACGAGGCCATCAAGCTTTCCCTGGTCAAAGACGCCCCGAGAGGAGGATTTGATCTCGTGGTTGTTGGGACCCCTCCAGACTCCCACCTCTCCCTGGCACTTGGGGCTCTTGAGGAAAAACCCAAAGCCATTCTTGTGGAAAAACCTCTCTGCCCCCCGAACTTGGAACAGGCCCAGGCATTACAGAAGATGGTGGTCGAATCTGGCACATTCGCATTTGTGGGATATGACCACGTCGTGGGAAAGGCCGCGCAGGAAACACTTCAAGCCGGTCGCCAATTAGCCACCATTGAAACCATCGACGTGGAATTTCGTGAACATTGGGGCGGCATTTTTGCGGCTCATCCATGGTTACAGGGTCCACAGGACAGTTATTTAGGTTTTTGGAAACGAGGTGGAGGTGCCAGCGGGGAACATTCCCACGCAATCAACCTATGGCAATTTTTGAGTGGAGGCCTGGGAAAAGGCCGCATCACCGAAGTATCCGCGACACTGGATTATGTCCAGACAAATATGGTGGAGTACGATAAGCTCTGCCTGCTTAGCCTGAGGACTGAAGCGGGTTTACTCGGAAGGGTCGTGCAAGACGTCATTACCTCCCCTTCCAGAAAGTGGGCAAGAATTCAAGGAAAGGACGGTTTCGCGGAACTCACCATCGGGCACCAACCAGGGGTCGATAGAGTCGATTGGAAAACCGGTGGCGATGACACCCAATTCCGTACCATTCAAAAAACGCGACCCGATGATTTCATCTGGGAATTACAGCACATCGAGGACGTGATGACAGGCAAGACAAAAGATTCCGTCCTCTCATTGGAGCGAGGCCTGGAAACCATGCTGGTGGTCGCCGCCGCGCATCTCTCGTCAGCTAAGAAACGCACTGTGCGCATCGATTACCGGAAAGGCTATACACCAGAGGCACTAGAATTGCTGTAG
- a CDS encoding D-lyxose/D-mannose family sugar isomerase — MIDQDFNFHDLFILDLANNHQGSVEHGLGIIQSAAEVIKRHQVRAAIKFQFRQLDTFIHTDHQSNSELKYIQRFQSTRLDQTQFQTLLNEVWAQGLLAMCTPFDEESVNIAVDMGFNVLKVASCSAKDWPLLEEIAGAGPPVVCSTGGLTLEDIDNVVSFFQHRAVQFALMHCVSVYPTPDPLMNLNQIQMLRNRYPNIPIGWSTHENPGDTVPVQIAVALGARLFERHIGLETESIKLNAYSSTSQQVDTWLEAYRRAKELCGSKTRPPASEVEQSSLDGLRRGVFAKRSIKKGRELTRDLVYFAMPYVEGQMESGAWKEGYTAVQDITPDQPVMRDAVEIILNQGLVTLKQAIHEVKALLNEANIQLGSEFKVEYSHHYGLENFRQTGAVLIECINREYCKKLVIQLPGQRHPSHYHARKEETFQILFGILHVNIDGYPRILHPGETILILPGVWHSFWTDTGVVFEEVSTTHYNNDSFYADKRINKLQRSERKTMVDHWGRFQIAQQPAAEKAPEVPLPDPHAQ, encoded by the coding sequence ATGATAGACCAAGATTTCAATTTCCATGATTTATTCATATTGGACCTAGCCAATAACCACCAGGGAAGTGTGGAACACGGCCTGGGAATCATCCAATCAGCGGCTGAGGTGATCAAACGGCACCAAGTCCGGGCAGCGATTAAATTCCAATTCCGCCAACTCGACACCTTTATTCATACAGATCATCAGTCAAACAGCGAACTCAAATACATCCAACGATTTCAATCCACCCGATTGGACCAGACCCAATTCCAAACATTGCTCAATGAAGTATGGGCCCAAGGGCTGCTAGCCATGTGCACCCCCTTCGATGAAGAGTCTGTCAATATTGCCGTCGACATGGGTTTTAATGTGTTAAAGGTCGCCAGTTGTTCAGCCAAGGATTGGCCGCTTCTTGAGGAAATTGCCGGCGCAGGGCCGCCGGTCGTGTGCTCAACCGGTGGCCTGACACTGGAGGACATCGATAATGTGGTGAGTTTCTTCCAACATCGGGCCGTGCAATTCGCGTTAATGCACTGCGTGTCGGTGTATCCAACTCCAGACCCGTTGATGAACTTGAATCAAATACAGATGTTGCGCAACCGGTACCCCAATATTCCTATCGGCTGGTCCACGCATGAAAACCCCGGTGATACCGTCCCTGTTCAAATAGCCGTCGCTCTTGGAGCCAGACTTTTTGAACGCCACATTGGACTGGAAACCGAATCCATCAAATTGAATGCCTACTCGTCCACCTCACAACAAGTGGACACCTGGCTGGAAGCCTATCGGCGGGCAAAAGAATTGTGTGGTTCAAAAACCCGTCCACCGGCCTCCGAAGTGGAACAGTCCTCGTTGGACGGCCTTCGTCGGGGAGTCTTTGCCAAACGATCCATTAAAAAAGGCCGGGAACTCACACGGGATCTTGTGTATTTTGCCATGCCCTACGTCGAAGGGCAGATGGAAAGCGGAGCATGGAAAGAAGGCTATACCGCCGTCCAGGACATAACGCCGGACCAACCGGTCATGCGGGATGCTGTCGAGATCATTCTCAATCAAGGTCTCGTGACTCTTAAACAGGCGATTCACGAAGTCAAAGCTTTACTCAACGAAGCCAACATTCAATTAGGCAGTGAGTTTAAAGTCGAATATTCGCACCACTACGGCCTTGAAAATTTCCGACAAACCGGCGCGGTCCTTATCGAATGCATTAACCGGGAATATTGTAAAAAACTCGTCATTCAATTGCCGGGACAGCGACACCCCTCACATTATCATGCGAGGAAGGAGGAAACATTTCAAATACTTTTTGGTATCCTCCACGTGAATATCGACGGATATCCCCGCATTTTGCATCCCGGTGAAACCATTCTCATCCTACCCGGAGTATGGCATTCCTTTTGGACAGACACCGGGGTTGTTTTTGAAGAAGTATCCACCACCCACTATAACAACGATTCCTTCTATGCCGACAAACGAATCAATAAGCTGCAACGATCTGAGCGAAAAACAATGGTTGATCATTGGGGACGTTTTCAAATCGCTCAGCAGCCAGCCGCGGAGAAGGCTCCCGAAGTGCCATTGCCCGATCCTCATGCGCAATGA
- a CDS encoding HAD family hydrolase has product MIACVTFDFDGTLVDSNQVKVQSFYKLVENYDPSGDTVTEVLQQCSHKDRYGITRELARKFMAKGLIPPHTGIEVLGLQWAETYTTTCETAVVGCPEVPGASGILSWLLNQKIPLYLNSRTPAKALNRLVTRRNLTHYFSGIYGAPATKLENLLHIQEQIQAKPEEILFVGDSEDDWKAAAEFGCHFAGIILDGNSRFTQVPPLHMTHLAELRAIVENLQEKPNKLVPNH; this is encoded by the coding sequence ATGATTGCTTGCGTCACCTTCGATTTTGACGGAACGCTGGTTGATTCCAACCAGGTAAAGGTTCAATCCTTTTATAAGCTTGTCGAGAATTATGATCCCAGCGGAGACACCGTTACCGAAGTTCTTCAACAGTGCTCCCATAAGGATCGGTACGGAATCACCCGTGAACTTGCCCGGAAATTCATGGCGAAAGGGCTCATTCCGCCCCACACAGGCATAGAGGTCCTCGGGTTACAATGGGCCGAGACTTACACAACCACCTGCGAAACGGCTGTTGTCGGATGTCCGGAAGTCCCTGGGGCCTCAGGGATACTCTCATGGCTGCTGAATCAAAAGATTCCTCTATACCTCAATTCAAGAACGCCGGCCAAAGCTCTCAATCGTCTTGTGACCCGACGAAACCTTACCCACTATTTCTCGGGAATATATGGAGCCCCCGCAACTAAACTCGAAAATTTGCTGCACATCCAAGAGCAAATTCAGGCAAAACCAGAGGAAATACTTTTTGTCGGAGATAGTGAGGATGACTGGAAAGCTGCAGCTGAATTTGGCTGCCACTTTGCCGGAATCATTCTGGATGGTAACAGCCGATTCACACAGGTACCGCCACTCCATATGACACACCTAGCTGAACTCAGAGCAATCGTGGAGAATCTTCAGGAGAAACCTAACAAACTTGTCCCAAACCATTAA
- a CDS encoding acylneuraminate cytidylyltransferase family protein, producing MIGTQRILAVCPARGGSKGIPLKNLTPFLGIPLVARVGQLVKEIPIIDRAVVSTDHPEIAECAKQSGLDAPFFRPPDLSGDRISDAPVLIHALEEMERLDAVRYDIVIMLQPTSPLRRPEHVIHALEMLVNEQWDAVWTLSETDSKSHPLKQLTLDSGRIDYYDPDGSQIIARQQLTPVYHRNGVAYVMTRNCLLEGRSIMGKRTGALLIDEYLVSIDTMWDLELAEYIFAKNQA from the coding sequence ATGATAGGTACTCAACGCATTCTGGCGGTATGTCCAGCCAGGGGCGGCAGCAAGGGAATTCCGCTCAAAAATCTGACTCCATTTCTTGGAATCCCGTTAGTTGCCAGAGTTGGCCAGTTGGTGAAAGAAATCCCCATCATCGATCGAGCGGTGGTTTCGACCGATCATCCTGAAATTGCCGAGTGTGCGAAACAATCCGGCCTGGATGCCCCTTTCTTCCGGCCTCCGGACCTCTCAGGTGACCGAATATCGGACGCGCCAGTTTTGATCCATGCGTTAGAAGAAATGGAACGCCTGGATGCTGTGCGGTATGACATTGTGATCATGCTCCAGCCGACTTCCCCTCTTCGTCGACCAGAGCATGTCATACACGCCCTTGAGATGCTGGTAAATGAACAGTGGGACGCCGTCTGGACGCTGTCCGAAACTGATTCTAAGTCACACCCTCTCAAACAACTGACCCTGGACTCAGGCAGAATCGACTATTATGACCCAGATGGAAGCCAAATCATTGCCCGGCAACAACTCACCCCGGTTTATCACAGGAACGGGGTGGCATATGTCATGACACGAAACTGTCTTCTGGAAGGAAGGAGCATTATGGGTAAACGGACTGGAGCACTCCTCATCGATGAGTATCTGGTCAGTATCGATACCATGTGGGATTTGGAACTTGCCGAATACATTTTTGCCAAAAATCAGGCATAA
- a CDS encoding class I SAM-dependent methyltransferase yields the protein MDRFYESSFANDPGSRSRPGEGIEDEDDIQKQDAVAEWGLNIINRFIQVKDKQILDLRCQTGALSAHLQGGGANVFCVEPFEKNRWFAKERRGLSEIFPLPFSRFSQLPIPFEGPFDAVNVLTHHVLAHVLSPRMLLEKIFSILTPGGYLFLDEKDVLRPARYKTGSVFQSGPVHQYHLTAQTTARYLEATGFVVIECTIDRGRTSDFHHILAVARKPEAQKLSGVPPQTIQHGSSLERIRRRLWWLEQTWTLRQISFFGKRKTHKLLRRIRRRIAST from the coding sequence TTGGACAGATTCTATGAAAGTAGCTTTGCCAACGACCCCGGTAGCCGCAGTAGGCCTGGAGAAGGAATCGAAGATGAAGATGACATTCAAAAACAGGATGCCGTCGCGGAGTGGGGTTTGAACATCATCAACCGGTTCATTCAGGTTAAAGACAAACAAATTCTCGATCTGAGATGCCAAACCGGTGCACTCTCGGCACATCTCCAGGGGGGAGGGGCAAATGTATTCTGCGTAGAGCCGTTCGAAAAAAACAGATGGTTCGCTAAGGAGCGACGCGGATTATCCGAAATTTTCCCCTTGCCATTTTCCCGTTTCTCGCAGCTACCAATTCCCTTTGAGGGCCCCTTCGATGCGGTTAATGTCCTGACACATCATGTCCTGGCCCACGTCCTGTCCCCCCGCATGCTCCTGGAAAAAATTTTCAGCATACTCACGCCAGGTGGCTATCTCTTTCTTGATGAAAAGGATGTGCTGAGACCAGCTCGATACAAAACCGGATCGGTTTTTCAGTCCGGTCCCGTCCATCAATATCATCTCACCGCACAGACCACTGCCAGATACCTTGAAGCAACCGGCTTTGTAGTGATTGAATGCACGATTGACCGCGGCCGGACAAGCGATTTCCATCACATCCTGGCGGTAGCACGAAAGCCTGAGGCTCAAAAACTTTCCGGGGTACCACCTCAAACCATTCAGCATGGTTCATCCCTAGAAAGGATCAGAAGGCGATTATGGTGGCTTGAGCAGACATGGACACTTAGACAGATCTCTTTCTTCGGAAAACGCAAAACCCATAAACTTCTACGCCGAATCCGTCGACGGATTGCATCCACCTAA